A stretch of the Pan paniscus chromosome 2, NHGRI_mPanPan1-v2.0_pri, whole genome shotgun sequence genome encodes the following:
- the LOC117979756 gene encoding histone H1.10, with protein MSVELEEALPVTTAEGMAKKVTKAGGSAALSPSKKRKNSKKKNQPGKYSQLVVETIRRLGERNGSSLAKIYTEAKKVPWFDQQNGRTYLKYSIKALVQNDTLLQVKGTGANGSFKLNRKKLEGGGERRGAPAAATAPAPTAHKAKKAAPGAAGSRRADKKPARGQKPEQRSHKKGAAAKKDKGGKAKKTAAAGGKKVKKAAKPSVPKVPKGRK; from the coding sequence ATGTCCGTGGAGCTCGAGGAGGCCCTGCCAGTGACGACCGCCGAGGGGATGGCCAAGAAGGTGACCAAGGCTGGCGGCTCGGCGGCGTTGTCCCCAtctaagaagaggaagaataGCAAGAAGAAGAACCAGCCGGGCAAGTACAGCCAGCTGGTGGTGGAGACCATCCGTAGGCTGGGCGAGCGCAACGGCTCGTCGCTGGCCAAGATCTACACCGAGGCCAAGAAGGTTCCGTGGTTCGACCAGCAGAATGGGCGCACCTACCTCAAGTACTCGATCAAGGCGCTGGTGCAGAACGACACGCTTCTGCAGGTGAAGGGCACCGGCGCCAACGGTTCCTTCAAGCTCAACCGCAAGAAGCTGGAGGGCGGCGGGGAGCGGCGCGGAGCCCCGGCGGCCGCCACCGCCCCGGCCCCCACCGCGCACAAAGCGAAGAAGGCAGCCCCGGGCGCGGCCGGCTCCCGGCGCGCGGACAAGAAGCCCGCCAGGGGCCAGAAGCCGGAGCAGCGCTCGCACAAGAAGGGCGCTGCCGCCAAGAAGGACAAAGGCGGCAAGGCCAAGAAGACGGCGGCCGCCGGGGGCAAGAAGGTGAAGAAGGCGGCCAAGCCCAGCGTCCCCAAAGTGCCCAAGGGCCGCAAGTGA